The following proteins come from a genomic window of Gossypium raimondii isolate GPD5lz chromosome 5, ASM2569854v1, whole genome shotgun sequence:
- the LOC105767835 gene encoding uncharacterized protein LOC105767835 isoform X2 has product MMAIEKNNFKVSRFDSEFSYGSRETTVSSDEDELQRQSSAVDCDGDDDDDDEFDDADSGAGSDDFDLLELGETGAEFCQVGNLTCSVPLELYDLPGLEDILSLDVWNECLSDEERFSLTKFLPDMDQDTFMRTLNDLLKGDNFHFGSPIKKLFNMLKGGLCEPRVALYREGLNFFQKRQHYHHLRKHQNNMVANLCQIRDAWLKCRGYGIEERLRVLNIMRSQKSLVYEKLEDEDSESSKREDLDDGLWSKKVKDRKASQKKAHYSGYGVEPNLEFISRGQLMALEPAKYGKQNPKGMLKTGTLPRQKYESGAVLRSRDWIRLDDDAEDPMFGAGIQRDRNVVRDSIMGKSGSLRARKKYERLEEFAGDSSAALPLSSKHDLQAHGRNRNMNKLSEAKMYTSKPPNRRSDDLPKKVKYTENHLQFAVGKQIKSSKGRTPPFPLKGSRVDLSECAEMFCQNKNHGEDISVDSSVRSDDWNVRSKKWKTGRDSPDVSFKSYKVSSPLMNDRFLQSDSRIKPSQEKIRGNYVQKRGPVSKGNRAFIRNEETESDSSEQFDNDEDSNPLMRSKLAYPTGIIKDSQLSSLKSGVDSKRTKSLKKNSMEDGWTVDGITRFSKKSFREDVHVPGVENYYFKGKQKGKMSKSPLLNSTSRVMDEVDRKQVYKLGKSAQLRGEPGNRLHKSSSRVYPTDKRQKGELAYDHSTSQTNYLRDYLVDEEDALPVTLLLADENNPGRNRKKGQSIEAYDRCEKSEASLRGCNKGTKKRKGKEYVAHVDRRGKDGNLQSNLEQQIDDSLFLKKKGKRKLEADIGTSDMEASEPHGAELGTIDVEIETKPQKKPFTLITPTVHAGFSFSIIHLLSAVRLAMITPLPEDSLEVSKPREEQNGKQEGGANGVLSCENAVSNDLDHPVQASALSLTVHEIVSRVAANPGDPCILETQEPLQDLVRGVLKIFSSKTAPLGAKGWKALVAYEKSTKGWSWVGPVMHSSNDHETIEEVTSPEAWGLPPKMLVKLVDSFANWLKNGQETLQLLGSLPAPPLELMQANLDEKERFRDLRAQKSLSTISPSSEEVRAYFRREELLRYSIPDRAFSYTAADGKKSIVAPLRRCGGKPTSKARDHFMLKRDRPPHVTILCIVRDAAARLPGSIGTRADVCTLIRDSQYIVEEVSDAQVNQVVSGALDRLHYERDPCVQFDGERKLWVYLHREREEEDFEDDGTSSTKKWKRQKKDTAEQPDQGAVTVAFHGTGDQSGFDLVSDLNVEPPCCDKKMETDSHNRQNVEDNADTSHGSEQGNTQQHGHPMQESKLLCQENSTNEDFDQHFSFAGQSPPRG; this is encoded by the exons AGACGACTGTGTCGAGTGATGAGGATGAGCTTCAACGTCAAAGCTCAGCTGTTGATTGTGATggcgatgatgatgatgatgatgaatttgatgatgCTGATTCAGGAGCAGGTTCGGATGACTTTGATTTATTGGAATTAGGAGAAACGGGGGCTGAATTCTGCCAAGTTGGGAACTTGACTTGTTCTGTTCCTTTGGAGTTGTACGATCTTCCTGGATTGGAAGATATTTTGTCTCTTGATGTGTGGAATGAGTGTTTAAGTGATGAGGAGCGGTTTAGCCTTACTAAATTTTTGCCCGATATGGATCAGGATACATTTATGCGGACTTTGAATGACCTTCTTAAGGGtgataattttcattttgggaGTCCTATAAAGAAGTTGTTTAATATGTTGAAAGGAGGCTTATGTGAGCCAAGGGTCGCACTTTATCGGGAGGGTTTGAATTTCTTTCAGAAGCGACAGCATTACCATCATTTGAGGAAGCATCAGAATAATATGGTTGCCAATCTTTGTCAAATAAGGGATGCTTGGCTTAAGTGTAGGGGATACGGTATCGAGGAGCGGCTTCGTGTTTTGAACATTATGAGAAGTCAGAAGAGTTTGGTGTATGAAAAATTAGAAGATGAGGATTCTGAATCCTCCAAAAGAGAGGATTTGGATGATGGATTGTGGAGCAAAAAGGTGAAGGACAGGAAAGCTTCACAGAAAAAGGCACACTACTCGGGCTATGGGGTTGAACCGAATTTAGAATTCATTTCCCGAGGACAGCTGATGGCTTTGGAACCAGCAAAATATGGGAAGCAGAATCCAAAAGGTATGCTTAAGACAG GAACTCTTCCTCGACAGAAATATGAGTCAGGGGCTGTACTCAGGTCTAGGGATTGGATAAGGTTAGATGATGATGCCGAAGACCCAATGTTTGGAGCAGGTATTCAAAGAGACCGAAATGTTGTGCGTGATAGCATCATGGGAAAATCTGGTTCATTGAGAGCAAGGAAAAAGTATGAAAGACTGGAAGAATTTGCTGGTGATAGTTCTGCGGCTTTGCCTTTGTCTTCAAAGCATGACTTGCAGGCCCATGGTAGGAACAGGAATATGAATAAATTGTCAGAGGCAAAAATGTATACTTCAAAGCCACCTAACAGGAGATCTGATGATTTGCCCAAGAAGGTCAAGTATACTGAAAACCATCTGCAATTTGCTGTTGgaaaacaaattaaatcttCGAAGGGCCGAACTCCTCCATTTCCATTGAAAGGGAGTCGAGTTGACTTATCTGAATGTGCTGAaatgttttgtcaaaataagAACCATGGAGAAGATATCTCTGTGGATTCTTCAGTTAGATCTGATGATTGGAATGTTAGGAGCAAGAAATGGAAAACAGGACGAGATTCTCCAGATGTCAGTTTTAAATCTTATAAAGTTTCTTCACCACTGATGAATGATCGATTCTTGCAGTCTGACAGTAGAATAAAACCTTCGCAGGAGAAGATCAGAGGGAACTATGTGCAAAAGAGAGGCCCTGTTTCCAAAGGCAATAGAGCATTTATTAGAAATGAAGAAACAGAATCTGACTCATCTGAGCAATTTGATAATGACGAGGATAGCAATCCTCTAATGAGAAGCAAATTGGCATACCCTACTGGTATCATAAAAGATTCTCAGTTGTCTTCATTGAAGTCTGGTGTAGATTCTAAAAGGACCAAATctttgaagaaaaattctaTGGAGGATGGATGGACTGTTGATGGAATCACTCGCTTCTCCAAGAAGAGCTTTAGGGAAGATGTGCATGTGCCAGGAGTAGAAAACTACTATTTTAAAGGAAAACAGAAGGGCAAGATGAGTAAAAGCCCCTTGCTTAACTCTACTTCTAGAGTAATGGACGAGGTTGATAGGAAACAAGTTTACAAGTTGGGTAAAAGTGCCCAGTTACGAGGGGAACCTGGTAACAGGTTACACAAGTCCTCATCTAGGGTCTACCCTACTGACAAAAGGCAGAAAGGTGAACTCGCCTATGATCATTCTACGTCTCAGACAAATTATCTGCGTGATTATCTTGTTGATGAGGAGGATGCTTTACCTGTGACACTCTTGTTAGCTGATGAAAATAACCCGGGTAGAAATAGGAAGAAAGGCCAGAGCATTGAAGCATATGATCGCTGTGAAAAATCTGAAGCTTCATTACGAGGGTGCAACAAAGGGACAAAGAAGAGGAAGGGGAAGGAGTATGTGGCACATGTTGATAGAAGGGGCAAAGATGGTAACCTGCAGTCTAACCTTGAGCAGCAAATCGATGATTCCCTTTTcttgaagaaaaagggaaaacgAAAACTGGAGGCTGATATTGGTACTTCTGATATGGAAGCTTCTGAACCACATGGTGCAGAATTAGGAACCATAGACGTGGAGATAGAAACCAAACCACAGAAAAAGCCATTTACTTTGATCACCCCCACAGTTCATGCTGGTTTCTCGTTCTCAATTATACATCTTCTTTCTGCAGTTCGCTTGGCAATGATTACACCACTTCCAGAAGATTCCTTAGAGGTTAGCAAGCCTAGAGAAGAGCAAAATGGAAAGCAGGAAGGTGGTGCGAATGGGGTTCTTTCTTGTGAAAATGCAGTTAGCAATGATTTGGACCATCCTGTGCAAGCAAGTGCGCTTTCTCTAACTGTTCATGAGATTGTTAGTCGGGTGGCGGCGAATCCTGGGGATCCATGTATCCTTGAGACACAAGAGCCGCTTCAAGATTTAGTTCGGGGAGTTCTGAAAATTTTCTCATCAAAAACAGCACCTTTGGGAGCGAAAGGCTGGAAGGCACTTGTTGCCTATGAGAAGTCCACAAAAGGTTGGTCTTGGGTTGGTCCTGTTATGCATAGCTCAAATGATCATGAGACTATTGAGGAGGTAACATCACCCGAAGCCTGGGGTCTGCCCCCGAAAATGCTTGTCAAGTTAGTTGATTCATTTGCAAATTGGCTAAAAAATGGTCAGGAGACTCTCCAGCTATTAGGGAGTCTTCCTGCACCACCGCTTGAATTGATGCAAGCCAATTTAGATGAGAAAGAAAGGTTCAGAGACCTAAGAGCTCAGAAGAGCCTTAGCACCATTAGTCCAAGTTCTGAAGAAGTGAGAGCTTATTTCCGTAGGGAGGAGCTTCTTAGGTATTCTATTCCTGACAGGGCCTTCTCTTACACGGCTGCTGATGGCAAAAAATCTATAGTTGCTCCCTTGCGAAGGTGTGGAGGTAAACCAACTTCAAAGGCTCGAGATCATTTTATGCTGAAACGTGACCGGCCACCACATGTTACAATTCTTTGTATTGTGAGAGATGCAGCTGCCAGATTGCCTGGAAGTATCGGCACCCGTGCAGATGTTTGTACTTTGATAAGAGACTCTCAGTACATTGTTGAAGAAGTTTCTGATGCCCAAGTTAACCAGGTTGTTAGTGGGGCCTTAGACCGTTTGCATTATGAACGTGATCCTTGTGTACAGTTTGATGGAGAGAGGAAATTGTGGGTTTATTTGCatagagaaagagaagaagaggaTTTTGAGGATGATGGTACTTCATCTACTAAGAAATGGAAGAGGCAGAAAAAAGATACTGCTGAGCAACCTGATCAAGGAGCCGTAACTGTGGCTTTTCATGGGACTGGGGATCAATCAGGATTTGATTTGGTCTCTGATCTTAATGTCGAGCCTCCATGCTGTGATAAAAAGATGGAGACAGATTCCCATAATAGACAAAACGTGGAGGATAATGCTGACACCAGTCATGGGTCTGAGCAAGGTAACACCCAACAACATGGTCATCCTATGCAAGAAAGCAAATTGCTATGTCAAGAAAATTCCACTAATGAAGATTTTGATCAACATTTCAG TTTTGCAGGTCAGAGTCCACCGAGAGGGTAG
- the LOC105767835 gene encoding uncharacterized protein LOC105767835 isoform X3 — protein sequence MMAIEKNNFKVSRFDSEFSYGSRETTVSSDEDELQRQSSAVDCDGDDDDDDEFDDADSGAGSDDFDLLELGETGAEFCQVGNLTCSVPLELYDLPGLEDILSLDVWNECLSDEERFSLTKFLPDMDQDTFMRTLNDLLKGDNFHFGSPIKKLFNMLKGGLCEPRVALYREGLNFFQKRQHYHHLRKHQNNMVANLCQIRDAWLKCRGYGIEERLRVLNIMRSQKSLVYEKLEDEDSESSKREDLDDGLWSKKVKDRKASQKKAHYSGYGVEPNLEFISRGQLMALEPAKYGKQNPKGTLPRQKYESGAVLRSRDWIRLDDDAEDPMFGAGIQRDRNVVRDSIMGKSGSLRARKKYERLEEFAGDSSAALPLSSKHDLQAHGRNRNMNKLSEAKMYTSKPPNRRSDDLPKKVKYTENHLQFAVGKQIKSSKGRTPPFPLKGSRVDLSECAEMFCQNKNHGEDISVDSSVRSDDWNVRSKKWKTGRDSPDVSFKSYKVSSPLMNDRFLQSDSRIKPSQEKIRGNYVQKRGPVSKGNRAFIRNEETESDSSEQFDNDEDSNPLMRSKLAYPTGIIKDSQLSSLKSGVDSKRTKSLKKNSMEDGWTVDGITRFSKKSFREDVHVPGVENYYFKGKQKGKMSKSPLLNSTSRVMDEVDRKQVYKLGKSAQLRGEPGNRLHKSSSRVYPTDKRQKGELAYDHSTSQTNYLRDYLVDEEDALPVTLLLADENNPGRNRKKGQSIEAYDRCEKSEASLRGCNKGTKKRKGKEYVAHVDRRGKDGNLQSNLEQQIDDSLFLKKKGKRKLEADIGTSDMEASEPHGAELGTIDVEIETKPQKKPFTLITPTVHAGFSFSIIHLLSAVRLAMITPLPEDSLEVSKPREEQNGKQEGGANGVLSCENAVSNDLDHPVQASALSLTVHEIVSRVAANPGDPCILETQEPLQDLVRGVLKIFSSKTAPLGAKGWKALVAYEKSTKGWSWVGPVMHSSNDHETIEEVTSPEAWGLPPKMLVKLVDSFANWLKNGQETLQLLGSLPAPPLELMQANLDEKERFRDLRAQKSLSTISPSSEEVRAYFRREELLRYSIPDRAFSYTAADGKKSIVAPLRRCGGKPTSKARDHFMLKRDRPPHVTILCIVRDAAARLPGSIGTRADVCTLIRDSQYIVEEVSDAQVNQVVSGALDRLHYERDPCVQFDGERKLWVYLHREREEEDFEDDGTSSTKKWKRQKKDTAEQPDQGAVTVAFHGTGDQSGFDLVSDLNVEPPCCDKKMETDSHNRQNVEDNADTSHGSEQGNTQQHGHPMQESKLLCQENSTNEDFDQHFSFAGQSPPRG from the exons AGACGACTGTGTCGAGTGATGAGGATGAGCTTCAACGTCAAAGCTCAGCTGTTGATTGTGATggcgatgatgatgatgatgatgaatttgatgatgCTGATTCAGGAGCAGGTTCGGATGACTTTGATTTATTGGAATTAGGAGAAACGGGGGCTGAATTCTGCCAAGTTGGGAACTTGACTTGTTCTGTTCCTTTGGAGTTGTACGATCTTCCTGGATTGGAAGATATTTTGTCTCTTGATGTGTGGAATGAGTGTTTAAGTGATGAGGAGCGGTTTAGCCTTACTAAATTTTTGCCCGATATGGATCAGGATACATTTATGCGGACTTTGAATGACCTTCTTAAGGGtgataattttcattttgggaGTCCTATAAAGAAGTTGTTTAATATGTTGAAAGGAGGCTTATGTGAGCCAAGGGTCGCACTTTATCGGGAGGGTTTGAATTTCTTTCAGAAGCGACAGCATTACCATCATTTGAGGAAGCATCAGAATAATATGGTTGCCAATCTTTGTCAAATAAGGGATGCTTGGCTTAAGTGTAGGGGATACGGTATCGAGGAGCGGCTTCGTGTTTTGAACATTATGAGAAGTCAGAAGAGTTTGGTGTATGAAAAATTAGAAGATGAGGATTCTGAATCCTCCAAAAGAGAGGATTTGGATGATGGATTGTGGAGCAAAAAGGTGAAGGACAGGAAAGCTTCACAGAAAAAGGCACACTACTCGGGCTATGGGGTTGAACCGAATTTAGAATTCATTTCCCGAGGACAGCTGATGGCTTTGGAACCAGCAAAATATGGGAAGCAGAATCCAAAAG GAACTCTTCCTCGACAGAAATATGAGTCAGGGGCTGTACTCAGGTCTAGGGATTGGATAAGGTTAGATGATGATGCCGAAGACCCAATGTTTGGAGCAGGTATTCAAAGAGACCGAAATGTTGTGCGTGATAGCATCATGGGAAAATCTGGTTCATTGAGAGCAAGGAAAAAGTATGAAAGACTGGAAGAATTTGCTGGTGATAGTTCTGCGGCTTTGCCTTTGTCTTCAAAGCATGACTTGCAGGCCCATGGTAGGAACAGGAATATGAATAAATTGTCAGAGGCAAAAATGTATACTTCAAAGCCACCTAACAGGAGATCTGATGATTTGCCCAAGAAGGTCAAGTATACTGAAAACCATCTGCAATTTGCTGTTGgaaaacaaattaaatcttCGAAGGGCCGAACTCCTCCATTTCCATTGAAAGGGAGTCGAGTTGACTTATCTGAATGTGCTGAaatgttttgtcaaaataagAACCATGGAGAAGATATCTCTGTGGATTCTTCAGTTAGATCTGATGATTGGAATGTTAGGAGCAAGAAATGGAAAACAGGACGAGATTCTCCAGATGTCAGTTTTAAATCTTATAAAGTTTCTTCACCACTGATGAATGATCGATTCTTGCAGTCTGACAGTAGAATAAAACCTTCGCAGGAGAAGATCAGAGGGAACTATGTGCAAAAGAGAGGCCCTGTTTCCAAAGGCAATAGAGCATTTATTAGAAATGAAGAAACAGAATCTGACTCATCTGAGCAATTTGATAATGACGAGGATAGCAATCCTCTAATGAGAAGCAAATTGGCATACCCTACTGGTATCATAAAAGATTCTCAGTTGTCTTCATTGAAGTCTGGTGTAGATTCTAAAAGGACCAAATctttgaagaaaaattctaTGGAGGATGGATGGACTGTTGATGGAATCACTCGCTTCTCCAAGAAGAGCTTTAGGGAAGATGTGCATGTGCCAGGAGTAGAAAACTACTATTTTAAAGGAAAACAGAAGGGCAAGATGAGTAAAAGCCCCTTGCTTAACTCTACTTCTAGAGTAATGGACGAGGTTGATAGGAAACAAGTTTACAAGTTGGGTAAAAGTGCCCAGTTACGAGGGGAACCTGGTAACAGGTTACACAAGTCCTCATCTAGGGTCTACCCTACTGACAAAAGGCAGAAAGGTGAACTCGCCTATGATCATTCTACGTCTCAGACAAATTATCTGCGTGATTATCTTGTTGATGAGGAGGATGCTTTACCTGTGACACTCTTGTTAGCTGATGAAAATAACCCGGGTAGAAATAGGAAGAAAGGCCAGAGCATTGAAGCATATGATCGCTGTGAAAAATCTGAAGCTTCATTACGAGGGTGCAACAAAGGGACAAAGAAGAGGAAGGGGAAGGAGTATGTGGCACATGTTGATAGAAGGGGCAAAGATGGTAACCTGCAGTCTAACCTTGAGCAGCAAATCGATGATTCCCTTTTcttgaagaaaaagggaaaacgAAAACTGGAGGCTGATATTGGTACTTCTGATATGGAAGCTTCTGAACCACATGGTGCAGAATTAGGAACCATAGACGTGGAGATAGAAACCAAACCACAGAAAAAGCCATTTACTTTGATCACCCCCACAGTTCATGCTGGTTTCTCGTTCTCAATTATACATCTTCTTTCTGCAGTTCGCTTGGCAATGATTACACCACTTCCAGAAGATTCCTTAGAGGTTAGCAAGCCTAGAGAAGAGCAAAATGGAAAGCAGGAAGGTGGTGCGAATGGGGTTCTTTCTTGTGAAAATGCAGTTAGCAATGATTTGGACCATCCTGTGCAAGCAAGTGCGCTTTCTCTAACTGTTCATGAGATTGTTAGTCGGGTGGCGGCGAATCCTGGGGATCCATGTATCCTTGAGACACAAGAGCCGCTTCAAGATTTAGTTCGGGGAGTTCTGAAAATTTTCTCATCAAAAACAGCACCTTTGGGAGCGAAAGGCTGGAAGGCACTTGTTGCCTATGAGAAGTCCACAAAAGGTTGGTCTTGGGTTGGTCCTGTTATGCATAGCTCAAATGATCATGAGACTATTGAGGAGGTAACATCACCCGAAGCCTGGGGTCTGCCCCCGAAAATGCTTGTCAAGTTAGTTGATTCATTTGCAAATTGGCTAAAAAATGGTCAGGAGACTCTCCAGCTATTAGGGAGTCTTCCTGCACCACCGCTTGAATTGATGCAAGCCAATTTAGATGAGAAAGAAAGGTTCAGAGACCTAAGAGCTCAGAAGAGCCTTAGCACCATTAGTCCAAGTTCTGAAGAAGTGAGAGCTTATTTCCGTAGGGAGGAGCTTCTTAGGTATTCTATTCCTGACAGGGCCTTCTCTTACACGGCTGCTGATGGCAAAAAATCTATAGTTGCTCCCTTGCGAAGGTGTGGAGGTAAACCAACTTCAAAGGCTCGAGATCATTTTATGCTGAAACGTGACCGGCCACCACATGTTACAATTCTTTGTATTGTGAGAGATGCAGCTGCCAGATTGCCTGGAAGTATCGGCACCCGTGCAGATGTTTGTACTTTGATAAGAGACTCTCAGTACATTGTTGAAGAAGTTTCTGATGCCCAAGTTAACCAGGTTGTTAGTGGGGCCTTAGACCGTTTGCATTATGAACGTGATCCTTGTGTACAGTTTGATGGAGAGAGGAAATTGTGGGTTTATTTGCatagagaaagagaagaagaggaTTTTGAGGATGATGGTACTTCATCTACTAAGAAATGGAAGAGGCAGAAAAAAGATACTGCTGAGCAACCTGATCAAGGAGCCGTAACTGTGGCTTTTCATGGGACTGGGGATCAATCAGGATTTGATTTGGTCTCTGATCTTAATGTCGAGCCTCCATGCTGTGATAAAAAGATGGAGACAGATTCCCATAATAGACAAAACGTGGAGGATAATGCTGACACCAGTCATGGGTCTGAGCAAGGTAACACCCAACAACATGGTCATCCTATGCAAGAAAGCAAATTGCTATGTCAAGAAAATTCCACTAATGAAGATTTTGATCAACATTTCAG TTTTGCAGGTCAGAGTCCACCGAGAGGGTAG